In Synechocystis sp. PCC 6714, the following are encoded in one genomic region:
- a CDS encoding winged helix-turn-helix transcriptional regulator: protein MAPTNADPCFTAGHICPIQHVVDLLDNKWSILVLRELFQGQRRTGQLLDALPGCSTKTLTLRLRQLEAHGIINRDVYPEIPPRVEYSLTDKGREIQPVLAAMHQLGSQWLEQEVCNCSIVTVSRESP, encoded by the coding sequence ATGGCCCCAACCAATGCTGACCCTTGTTTCACAGCCGGACACATTTGTCCCATTCAGCACGTGGTGGATTTACTCGACAATAAATGGTCAATTTTGGTCTTGCGGGAGTTATTCCAGGGACAACGGCGCACGGGACAACTATTGGACGCCTTGCCCGGTTGCAGTACGAAAACTCTCACCCTAAGGCTACGGCAACTGGAAGCCCATGGCATCATCAACCGGGATGTGTATCCGGAGATTCCCCCCAGGGTGGAATATTCCCTGACCGATAAGGGTAGAGAAATCCAGCCAGTGCTGGCCGCTATGCACCAACTGGGCTCCCAATGGCTGGAGCAAGAAGTCTGCAACTGCAGTATCGTTACTGTTTCCAGAGAAAGCCCTTGA
- a CDS encoding aldo/keto reductase, which produces METIRLGPNGPSIAPLGLGTWSWGDTLFWAYGKDFGLEDIEGAFHASLGAGVTLIDTAEIYGFGESERLIGRFCRQAEEKVEIATKYFPLPWRWQRSDISQALTASLERLQMNTICLYQIHWPLEFWLKTPDFMAVLAAEVKKGRIQAVGVSNYSAQQMAIAHECLAAQGIPLASNQVPYSLLNREIESNGILAQARQLNVTILAYSPLAQGLLTGKYRPENSPTLQGARRFNPRFSAKGLQKLVPLLTLLDTLADKHDKTPAQIALNWLIAQGNIIPIPGAKNASQAKQNAGALGWQLNPEEIEELRTVTQGI; this is translated from the coding sequence ATGGAAACTATTCGCCTTGGCCCCAACGGCCCCTCCATTGCTCCCCTTGGCTTGGGTACTTGGTCCTGGGGAGACACCCTGTTTTGGGCCTACGGTAAAGACTTTGGCCTAGAAGATATAGAGGGGGCTTTCCATGCTTCCCTGGGGGCGGGAGTTACCCTAATTGACACCGCTGAAATTTATGGTTTTGGTGAATCTGAGCGTCTGATTGGTCGCTTTTGCCGGCAAGCAGAAGAAAAAGTAGAAATTGCGACCAAATACTTTCCTTTGCCCTGGCGTTGGCAGCGTTCTGACATTTCCCAAGCTTTGACCGCCAGTCTGGAACGTTTGCAGATGAATACCATTTGTCTGTATCAAATCCATTGGCCTTTGGAATTTTGGCTCAAAACACCGGATTTTATGGCTGTGTTGGCCGCCGAAGTTAAAAAAGGCCGCATTCAAGCTGTGGGAGTTAGCAACTATTCCGCCCAGCAAATGGCGATCGCCCATGAATGTTTAGCCGCCCAAGGTATTCCCCTCGCCAGCAATCAGGTGCCCTATTCCCTACTGAACCGGGAGATTGAAAGTAACGGTATTTTGGCCCAGGCTCGCCAGCTCAACGTCACTATTTTGGCCTACAGTCCCCTTGCCCAAGGCTTACTGACCGGCAAATATCGTCCGGAAAACTCCCCTACTCTCCAGGGGGCCCGCCGCTTCAATCCTCGTTTTAGTGCTAAGGGATTGCAAAAATTAGTTCCCTTACTTACCCTCTTGGATACCCTGGCAGATAAGCATGACAAAACGCCGGCCCAAATTGCTCTGAATTGGCTTATTGCCCAAGGGAACATCATTCCCATTCCGGGGGCAAAAAACGCTTCCCAAGCTAAACAGAATGCCGGAGCATTGGGATGGCAGTTAAACCCAGAAGAAATAGAAGAACTGCGTACCGTCACCCAGGGGATTTAA
- the asnS gene encoding asparagine--tRNA ligase, translated as MNKRRIIEILRHGQADDQVMVQGWLRTKRTLKDFSFVEVNDGSSLANLQVVLARSLPDYDRLLTQLQTGAAVAIEGKLTPSPGKGQRVELNACKLELLGGADPSSYPLQKKRHSFEFLRTIGHLRPRTNTIGAVMRVRNACATAIHQFFQERGFLWVHTPIITASDCEGAGDLFNVTTLDLQKVPKNGEGIDYSQDFFGKQAYLTVSGQLEAEVMALAFQNVYTFGPTFRAENSNTSRHLAEFWMVEPEMAFCDLEGDRQWAEEFLKYIFKFVLEKCPEDMEFFDQRIDNTVLATADNIINNEFAWLTYTEAIQLLEKADQKFEYPVTWGVDLQSEHERYLAETVFKRPTIVTDYPKDIKAFYMRLNDDGKTVAAMDILAPKIGEIIGGSQREERLDVLTQRLQEQGIPESDLWWYLDLRRYGSVPHAGFGLGFERIVQFMTGMANIRDVIPFPRTPMNAEF; from the coding sequence ATGAACAAACGCCGCATTATTGAAATTCTCCGCCACGGTCAAGCCGATGACCAGGTTATGGTCCAGGGTTGGTTACGGACTAAACGCACCCTCAAGGATTTTAGTTTTGTGGAAGTTAATGACGGCTCCAGTTTGGCGAACCTCCAAGTGGTGCTGGCGAGAAGTTTGCCGGATTACGATCGCCTATTGACCCAACTGCAAACCGGGGCGGCGGTGGCCATTGAGGGGAAATTGACCCCTTCGCCGGGGAAAGGTCAACGGGTGGAGTTAAATGCATGCAAGCTGGAACTGCTGGGGGGAGCAGATCCCAGTAGTTATCCCCTACAGAAAAAACGCCATAGCTTTGAATTTTTGCGGACCATTGGGCATCTCAGACCCCGTACCAATACCATTGGAGCAGTGATGCGGGTGCGGAATGCCTGTGCCACGGCCATTCACCAATTTTTCCAGGAAAGGGGTTTTCTTTGGGTTCATACCCCGATCATTACCGCCAGCGACTGTGAGGGGGCAGGGGATTTATTCAATGTCACCACGTTGGATTTGCAGAAGGTGCCCAAAAATGGCGAGGGCATTGATTACAGCCAGGACTTTTTTGGTAAACAGGCTTATTTGACGGTGAGTGGACAATTGGAAGCGGAGGTGATGGCCCTAGCATTCCAGAATGTTTACACCTTTGGCCCCACCTTTCGGGCGGAAAATTCGAACACCTCCCGCCACCTGGCGGAATTTTGGATGGTGGAGCCGGAGATGGCCTTTTGTGACCTAGAAGGCGATCGCCAATGGGCGGAGGAATTTTTAAAATATATTTTTAAATTTGTGCTGGAAAAATGCCCTGAGGACATGGAATTTTTTGACCAGCGCATTGATAACACAGTGCTGGCCACAGCGGACAATATCATTAACAACGAATTTGCTTGGCTGACCTACACCGAAGCAATTCAACTGCTAGAAAAAGCGGATCAGAAGTTTGAATATCCCGTCACCTGGGGGGTGGATTTACAGTCAGAACATGAGCGATATTTAGCGGAAACTGTGTTCAAAAGACCCACCATTGTGACCGATTATCCCAAGGATATTAAGGCATTCTATATGCGCTTAAATGATGATGGGAAAACCGTCGCCGCCATGGATATTTTAGCCCCCAAAATTGGCGAAATTATTGGCGGTTCCCAACGGGAAGAACGATTAGATGTATTAACTCAACGCCTGCAGGAACAAGGGATACCGGAAAGCGATCTATGGTGGTATCTTGACCTGCGCCGTTACGGTTCTGTGCCCCATGCGGGCTTTGGCCTGGGCTTTGAACGCATTGTCCAGTTCATGACCGGTATGGCCAATATTCGGGATGTGATTCCTTTTCCCCGCACCCCCATGAATGCGGAATTTTAA
- a CDS encoding LptF/LptG family permease — MFLPKTFTNLGQWPHSLPGISLMDRYVARQLIPPFLFSVGVVASLGLAIGNLSDLGNKIVEKNLPVAKAAEVLLLKVPEFLAYSLPVAVMLATMMTFGRLSGDSEIVAIRSCGVSLYRLILPAVVLSLLVTGWAFVLSEWVVPVANYRATSILIESIDEEHPFWQNRDVFYPEFEEIKLENGQTARRLKSLVYAEKFDGKEMQNLTVLQWTENHLKHIVLSDNATWNNNNKRWDFFNGTLYRLTETEDYQEAVPFTNKQIALPKSAFDFARQGRDPYEMTIAEAQDYIKILKLIGDEKKIQFFQVRTEQKLAFPFVCIVFAVVGSAIGARPQRISRATGFGLTIVIIFAYYILGFFSGSLGIVGLISPTLAAWLPNFVGLGVGIWLLYEFNQG, encoded by the coding sequence ATGTTCTTGCCTAAAACCTTTACTAACCTGGGGCAGTGGCCCCATTCTTTGCCTGGAATTTCCCTCATGGACCGCTATGTGGCTAGGCAATTGATTCCCCCTTTTTTATTCAGTGTGGGAGTAGTAGCCAGTTTAGGGCTGGCGATCGGTAACTTGTCCGATCTAGGTAACAAAATTGTTGAAAAAAATCTCCCGGTGGCTAAGGCCGCAGAAGTATTACTGCTCAAAGTACCGGAATTCCTGGCCTATTCCCTACCTGTGGCGGTGATGCTAGCCACCATGATGACCTTTGGTCGCCTTAGTGGGGACAGTGAAATTGTCGCCATTCGCAGTTGTGGGGTGAGTTTGTATCGCCTTATTTTACCGGCGGTGGTGCTGAGTTTGTTGGTGACGGGCTGGGCTTTTGTGCTGAGTGAATGGGTGGTGCCGGTGGCCAACTATCGAGCCACCAGTATTTTGATTGAATCCATTGATGAGGAGCATCCCTTTTGGCAAAATCGGGATGTTTTTTACCCTGAGTTTGAAGAGATTAAGCTTGAGAATGGCCAAACTGCCCGGCGCTTAAAAAGTTTGGTTTATGCTGAAAAATTTGACGGCAAAGAAATGCAAAACTTGACGGTGTTGCAATGGACAGAAAACCACCTTAAACATATTGTCCTTTCTGATAATGCCACCTGGAATAATAACAATAAACGCTGGGATTTTTTTAATGGCACTCTTTATCGTTTGACGGAAACGGAAGATTACCAAGAGGCGGTTCCTTTCACCAATAAACAGATTGCTCTACCCAAATCGGCGTTTGATTTTGCCCGGCAGGGTCGGGATCCCTATGAAATGACCATTGCGGAAGCCCAGGACTATATCAAAATTCTAAAGTTAATTGGCGATGAAAAGAAAATTCAGTTTTTTCAAGTTAGAACGGAACAAAAATTAGCCTTTCCTTTTGTTTGTATTGTTTTTGCCGTGGTGGGTTCGGCGATCGGCGCTAGGCCCCAACGGATTAGTCGGGCAACGGGCTTTGGTTTAACCATTGTGATTATTTTTGCCTACTACATACTGGGATTTTTCAGTGGTAGCTTAGGCATTGTTGGGTTAATTTCCCCCACCTTGGCGGCCTGGCTGCCTAATTTTGTCGGTTTGGGGGTGGGAATTTGGTTGTTATACGAATTTAACCAGGGTTAG
- a CDS encoding DUF3598 family protein, producing the protein MANWENFLKNLGEWQGSFTRLSPQGEVLSNTPSILTLEGLEDNKLVKFRLRRYDNPDYQDPPTQDYSQDYRSLGRQIIFFGTGAFSKGPWQLAPFSEFGAEFGFVDGDRRMRFVQLYDKELTLASLTFIREFRRGSNAQERPALTVEQLLGTWHCEVYTAYPDWREPEVSEGEITLNQTGDLVEQRVTMGGQTAVIQGKVSGHQINFLGPNPSKVLLLPDGASSCTPDRLQLGQPFFGEMGWLVRPNERQRLIRYYDNRGAWTHSAFVVEHRQ; encoded by the coding sequence ATGGCTAACTGGGAAAATTTTCTCAAAAACTTGGGGGAATGGCAGGGCAGTTTTACCCGCCTATCTCCCCAGGGGGAAGTGTTGAGTAACACCCCTTCCATCCTCACCCTGGAAGGCTTAGAAGATAACAAGTTGGTCAAGTTTCGTCTGCGCCGCTACGATAACCCCGATTATCAAGACCCCCCTACCCAGGACTATAGCCAGGATTACCGTTCCCTGGGGCGACAAATTATCTTTTTTGGCACCGGTGCTTTTTCCAAGGGGCCATGGCAGTTGGCTCCCTTCAGTGAATTTGGGGCGGAATTTGGCTTTGTGGACGGCGATCGCCGCATGAGATTCGTGCAACTGTATGACAAGGAATTAACCCTGGCCAGTTTGACTTTTATTCGGGAATTTCGCCGGGGGAGTAACGCCCAGGAAAGACCAGCATTAACGGTGGAGCAACTGTTGGGTACTTGGCATTGCGAAGTTTATACTGCCTACCCCGACTGGCGGGAACCGGAAGTTAGCGAGGGGGAAATTACCCTAAACCAAACCGGGGATTTGGTGGAACAAAGGGTAACCATGGGGGGACAAACTGCGGTGATCCAAGGGAAAGTTAGCGGTCATCAGATTAATTTTCTCGGCCCCAACCCCAGCAAAGTGCTATTACTGCCGGATGGTGCTTCTTCTTGCACCCCCGATCGCCTGCAATTGGGACAACCTTTCTTTGGGGAAATGGGCTGGTTGGTGCGCCCCAACGAACGCCAAAGGCTGATCCGTTACTATGACAATAGGGGGGCTTGGACCCATTCCGCTTTTGTTGTTGAGCATCGTCAGTAG